Below is a window of Halolamina sp. CBA1230 DNA.
TGATCGCCTGGAAGGTCGCGGTGGGGTTCGTGAAGAAGGCGAGCGGGTTCCCCGAGAGGTAGCTGAGATCGGGGTTGCCCGAGATGCCGGTCGTGAGGTTCGGACCGAGCGTCTCCCAGTTGATTCCGAAGATCGCCTCCGAACTCCCCAGCACCGCGAGCAGCATGATACCGAGCCAGAAGTTGGGCATCGCCCGCCAGACGATCCCCCCCATCGAGGCGACGTAGTCGGCGGCGGTGTTCGACCGCATCCCCGCGTAGAACCCCAGCGGGACGCCGATGAAGATCGCGATCAGCACCGACCAGAACCCCAGCCAGAGCGTCCGGGGGAGGAAGTCGATGATCAGCGCGTTCACGTTCGACCCCTGGTAGAGCAGCCACGTCCGGCCGAGATCGAACACGAGCAGGCTCGAGAGCCAGTCGACGTAGTGCTGGAGGGGGGGTTGGTTCAGTCCCAACTGTGTCTGGGCGGCCTCGTACGCGGCTGGGTTGCGAACCTGCCCTTCGCTCAGCAGGCGCGCGGCCGGGTCGATCGGCCCCATGAAGATGATGAACCACGTCATCGACGTTCCGAGCCACACGACTGGGATCGCCATGAGCAGGCGCTTTGCGAGGTACTTGGCTCTGCTCACGTCTGGCCTCCGTCGGTCGGCTGTTCGATGCGCGCGTTCCGGAGGTCGAGGCCGCGTGTTTCGTGCATTCGTGTGCGTTCGAGCAAGGGGTAGGAAGGGGGTGTTGAAAAGACGGCCGGTTACCGAGCTACCGCTCGAGCGTCAGGTCGGTGAACGTCTGGTTCTCCATGACGCCGTACATCTCCACGTCGACGTCCTGGTGCCAGAAGCGCTGGCTGGCGGGGTTGACGATCGGCAGCTCCTGCATCGAGAGCCAGTTCCCCTCCTCGACGGTCTGGAACGCCTCGGCCTCGGACTCCGCCGTGGAGTCCTCGGCGGCGTAGTTCTCCTGCCACGCCTCCATCGTGGTCTGTCGCAGCTCCTCGTCGAAGTAGCTCCCCTCGGCGCCCCACCGCGTGAACTGGTTCGACGGGTTCTCACCGAAGAGGAACCGCAGGAAGTTCTCCGGGCCGGGGTACTCCATCCCGTCGCCCAGCGCGAACACTTCCATGCTGCCGCCGATGGCCTGACTGATAATGGTCCCGAACTGCGCCTCGGTGATCTCCATCTCGATGTGAGCCTGCCGAAGCTTGGGCTGCAGTCGGGTGAACACGCGCTGGTACCCGCTGTTGCCGGAGATGGTGGTCGCCGTGATCTCGAACGGGTCGTCGGAGCTGTAGCCGGCGTCCTCCATCACCTGCCGCGCGGACTCGATGTCCGTCTCGGCGTAGCCGTACGGGTAGCCGTCGGCGGCCCCCTCGAGGTTGGACTGGTACCCCTCCTCCGCGTGACGAATGTACGTGTCGTTCGCGTCGACGCCCTCCTCGAAGGTGGGGTAGGCCGCCGGCGGCGTGATGTGGTACGCCGGCGTGGCGGTCCCCTTGTACACGTTCTCCGCGACGGAGTGCTGGTTCAGCGCGTAGGCGAACGCCTGCCGGACCGGCAGCGGGACCTCGAGCGTGTTGAACACCAGATACTCCGTCGTCAGTGCCGGGATCTGGCCGTAGTTGACCGTCTGGCCGCCGAGGTCGTACGTCCCGAGGGACTTGTTACCCTCCTCCTCCTCGATGCTGACGTTGCCCGGCGTGAACGAGGCCGTCGGCATCCCTTCGAGGATGTCGGCGTTACCGTTCTCGAAGCGATTGAGTCGAGTGTTGCCGTCGGGGACGACGGTGTAGACGATCTCGTCGATCTGGGGCTGGGTGCCGTAGTAGTCGTCGAACGCCGACAGCGTGATCGCGTCACCCTTGCTCCAGGTGTCGACCTCGAAGGCGCCGGCGCCGGCGAAGGTGGGGCCGTCGCCCGCGGTGCTGAAGAACTCGTTGTAGGAGTACTCGCCGTCGTGCCCCTCGATGTCGCCCACCGAGTTCGCGGGGAGGATCGCGAACGTGCCGCCCGCGATCTGGAACAGCGTCCACTGGAACTCGCTCCGGAGGGTCATCTCGAACGTGTAGTCGTCGACGGCCTCGACCTGCAGCGAGTTCGGGACCACGTCGGCGAGCGTCGTCTCGTCCTCCGGGGGCGCGAGGCTCGCGTCCTTCTCGTGGGCGATGGTCATCGTCTCGCCGACGATGTCGTCGCGGTTCCGGGACCTCTCCGACTCCGCGAGCCGGCGGTAGGAGTAGACCACGTCCTGTGCGGTCACGTCCTCGCCGTTGTGGAACGTCGCGTCCTCACGCAGCGAGAACGTGTAGGTGAGGCCGTCCTCGGAGAGCTCGTAATCCTCCGCGAGGGCCGGCTCCGGCGGGTACTCCCCGTCCGGGAACTGGAACAGTTGCTGGTTGTACTGGTTGTAGCCGGCGCCGGACCCCTTCGCGTTGATCGGGTCCAGCGTCTGGATGGAGCCGGTCGCCATCATCTGGAGGGTGCCGCCCGACTGTGGCGTCCCCTCCGCCTCGGTGTCGGTGTCGTCGGAGCCGCCCGCCGGTTCGTCGGTGGGCGATTCCGTCGCTGTTTGATCGGGTGCATTACCGCCACAGCCGGCGAGCGCCGCCGCAACGCCGGTGCCTGCCGCCGCCAAGAACGACCGCCGAGTACTCTGCTCGGGCATCGTCTCAACACGATGACCGACCATAGAAATAGTTTGCCCTCTGGACATCTGTTTGGGACTGTATTTCCCGAAATCGTGGGTGTGAGACGATATGCCTATATATCGCTATATACCCACCGCCGTCGGTCGACACCCCTCCGTGGGCTTATCAGTGGGGTCGCCACATACCGAGTATGGCCGTCGATCCAGT
It encodes the following:
- a CDS encoding ABC transporter permease, whose product is MSRAKYLAKRLLMAIPVVWLGTSMTWFIIFMGPIDPAARLLSEGQVRNPAAYEAAQTQLGLNQPPLQHYVDWLSSLLVFDLGRTWLLYQGSNVNALIIDFLPRTLWLGFWSVLIAIFIGVPLGFYAGMRSNTAADYVASMGGIVWRAMPNFWLGIMLLAVLGSSEAIFGINWETLGPNLTTGISGNPDLSYLSGNPLAFFTNPTATFQAIKKVAPAAIVLGSASMGNEMRIGRTAVLEVKNQDYVELAKVKGVSDRSLVYKHILRNALVPLVPIITSEAFLLIGGSVLVESVFGINGIGYLFFQAAIQGDLPLVGTLMYVFILMIVGINLIQDVLYTLIDPRVGLEGE
- a CDS encoding ABC transporter substrate-binding protein; its protein translation is MPEQSTRRSFLAAAGTGVAAALAGCGGNAPDQTATESPTDEPAGGSDDTDTEAEGTPQSGGTLQMMATGSIQTLDPINAKGSGAGYNQYNQQLFQFPDGEYPPEPALAEDYELSEDGLTYTFSLREDATFHNGEDVTAQDVVYSYRRLAESERSRNRDDIVGETMTIAHEKDASLAPPEDETTLADVVPNSLQVEAVDDYTFEMTLRSEFQWTLFQIAGGTFAILPANSVGDIEGHDGEYSYNEFFSTAGDGPTFAGAGAFEVDTWSKGDAITLSAFDDYYGTQPQIDEIVYTVVPDGNTRLNRFENGNADILEGMPTASFTPGNVSIEEEEGNKSLGTYDLGGQTVNYGQIPALTTEYLVFNTLEVPLPVRQAFAYALNQHSVAENVYKGTATPAYHITPPAAYPTFEEGVDANDTYIRHAEEGYQSNLEGAADGYPYGYAETDIESARQVMEDAGYSSDDPFEITATTISGNSGYQRVFTRLQPKLRQAHIEMEITEAQFGTIISQAIGGSMEVFALGDGMEYPGPENFLRFLFGENPSNQFTRWGAEGSYFDEELRQTTMEAWQENYAAEDSTAESEAEAFQTVEEGNWLSMQELPIVNPASQRFWHQDVDVEMYGVMENQTFTDLTLER